In Cydia pomonella isolate Wapato2018A chromosome 1, ilCydPomo1, whole genome shotgun sequence, one genomic interval encodes:
- the LOC133527901 gene encoding acetylcholinesterase-like isoform X2, which yields MRVVLAALAALAARALGSPHEHRARHHAPDHPLHFPAPAPPQPYRGHGEAVRYNPELDTILPRIDEHETSSKRAKLEDAEILSKREEKYFSNHERGEEVFMADEPQMGPDDDDPLVVRTRKGRVRGITLTAATGKKVDAWFGIPYAQKPLGDLRFRHPRPVESWGEEILNATTLPHSCVQIVDTVFGDFPGAMMWNPNTDMQEDCLYINIVTPRPRPKNAAVMLWVFGGGFYSGTATLDVYDPKILVSEEKVVYVSMQYRVASLGFLFFDTPDVPGNSGLFDQLMALQWVKDNIAYFGGNPHNVTLFGESAGAVSVSLHLLSPLSRNLFSQAIMQSGAATAPWAIISREESILRGIRLAEAVHCPHSRIDMGPMIECLRKKSADELVNNEWGTLGICEFPFVPIIDGSFLDEMPIRSLAHQNFKKTNLLLGSNTEEGYYFILYYLTELFPKEENVGITREQYLQAVRELNPYVTDVARQAIVFEYTDWLNPDDPIKNRNALDKMVGDYHFTCGVNELAHRYAETGNNVYTYYYKHRSKNNPWPSWTGVMHADEINYVFGEPLNPGKNYSPEEVEFSKRMMRYWANFAKTG from the coding sequence ATGCGCGTGGTGTTAGCAGCGCTAGCGGCGCTTGCGGCGCGAGCGCTGGGTAGCCCGCATGAACACCGCGCGCGGCATCATGCGCCAGACCATCCTCTACATTTTCCGGCGCCAGCTCCTCCTCAACCATATAGAGGACATGGCGAGGCCGTGCGCTATAATCCTGAATTAGATACGATCTTACCCCGTATTGATGAACATGAAACCTCTTCAAAACGCGCCAAACTAGAAGATGCTGAAATTTTATCTAAAAgagaagaaaaatatttttccaatcATGAACGAGGCGAAGAAGTTTTTATGGCAGATGAACCACAAATGGGACCTGACGATGATGATCCGTTAGTAGTTCGCACTCGTAAGGGCAGAGTTAGAGGTATAACTCTTACAGCTGCGACAGGAAAGAAAGTTGACGCTTGGTTTGGAATTCCTTACGCACAAAAACCCCTAGGTGACTTGAGATTTAGACACCCCAGACCTGTTGAAAGCTGGGGCGaagaaattttaaatgcaaCAACACTGCCACATTCATGCGTTCAAATAGTAGATACCGTGTTCGGGGATTTTCCAGGTGCTATGATGTGGAACCCTAACACAGACATGCAGGAGGACTGTCTATACATCAATATAGTCACACCTAGACCCAGGCCAAAAAATGCAGCTGTTATGCTTTGGGTATTTGGGGGAGGATTTTATTCTGGCACTGCCACTTTGGATGTATATGATCCTAAAATCCTCGTGTCCGAGGAAAAAGTTGTCTACGTTTCAATGCAATATCGGGTCGCTTCGCTCGGTTTCCTTTTCTTTGACACGCCCGATGTTCCAGGAAACTCGGGACTTTTTGATCAATTAATGGCTTTGCAATGGGTTAAAGACAATATAGCATATTTCGGTGGAAATCCTCACAATGTAACGTTATTCGGAGAGTCAGCTGGAGCAGTATCTGTTTCTCTTCATTTACTATCACCTCTTTCGAGAAACTTGTTTTCCCAGGCAATTATGCAATCGGGAGCTGCAACAGCACCATGGGCTATAATATCAAGAGAAGAAAGTATTTTACGAGGCATTCGGTTAGCAGAGGCTGTACACTGTCCTCATTCAAGAATAGACATGGGGCCCATGATTGAATGTCTGCGAAAAAAAAGTGCTGATGAATTAGTGAATAATGAATGGGGAACATTAGGTATTTGTGAATTTCCTTTCGTTCCCATTATCGACGGTTCCTTTTTAGATGAAATGCCAATCCGTTCCTTAGCGCACCAAAACTTCAAAAAAACCAATCTTCTCTTAGGGTCAAATACTGAAGAaggatattattttatattgtattatttgacTGAATTATTTCCCAAAGAAGAAAACGTAGGCATTACCAGAGAGCAATATTTACAAGCCGTAAGGGAGTTAAATCCATATGTCACTGATGTAGCTCGTCAAGCAATAGTGTTTGAGTACACTGATTGGTTAAACCCTGATGATCCGATCAAAAATCGTAATGCATTGGATAAAATGGTGGGTGACTACCATTTTACTTGTGGTGTAAATGAGTTAGCACATCGTTACGCGGAGACTGGCAAtaacgtgtatacatattattataaacaccGTAGTAAGAATAACCCATGGCCCTCATGGACGGGTGTCATGCATGCTGATGAAATCAATTATGTATTTGGCGAGCCTCTGAATCCCGGAAAAAATTATTCACCGGAAGAAGTAGAATTCAGCAAACGAATGATGAGATACTGGGCAAACTTTGCGAAAACTGGGTAA
- the LOC133527901 gene encoding acetylcholinesterase-like isoform X1, with the protein MRVVLAALAALAARALGSPHEHRARHHAPDHPLHFPAPAPPQPYRGHGEAVRYNPELDTILPRIDEHETSSKRAKLEDAEILSKREEKYFSNHERGEEVFMADEPQMGPDDDDPLVVRTRKGRVRGITLTAATGKKVDAWFGIPYAQKPLGDLRFRHPRPVESWGEEILNATTLPHSCVQIVDTVFGDFPGAMMWNPNTDMQEDCLYINIVTPRPRPKNAAVMLWVFGGGFYSGTATLDVYDPKILVSEEKVVYVSMQYRVASLGFLFFDTPDVPGNSGLFDQLMALQWVKDNIAYFGGNPHNVTLFGESAGAVSVSLHLLSPLSRNLFSQAIMQSGAATAPWAIISREESILRGIRLAEAVHCPHSRIDMGPMIECLRKKSADELVNNEWGTLGICEFPFVPIIDGSFLDEMPIRSLAHQNFKKTNLLLGSNTEEGYYFILYYLTELFPKEENVGITREQYLQAVRELNPYVTDVARQAIVFEYTDWLNPDDPIKNRNALDKMVGDYHFTCGVNELAHRYAETGNNVYTYYYKHRSKNNPWPSWTGVMHADEINYVFGEPLNPGKNYSPEEVEFSKRMMRYWANFAKTGNPSLSPNGEMTKVHWPVHTAFGREYLSLAVNSSAVGHGLRVKQCAFWQKYLPQLISATKKTEPPRNCTGSSSLLRPSLHTLGLGVAAAAAPFTHHLLLTHLVSMFINID; encoded by the exons ATGCGCGTGGTGTTAGCAGCGCTAGCGGCGCTTGCGGCGCGAGCGCTGGGTAGCCCGCATGAACACCGCGCGCGGCATCATGCGCCAGACCATCCTCTACATTTTCCGGCGCCAGCTCCTCCTCAACCATATAGAGGACATGGCGAGGCCGTGCGCTATAATCCTGAATTAGATACGATCTTACCCCGTATTGATGAACATGAAACCTCTTCAAAACGCGCCAAACTAGAAGATGCTGAAATTTTATCTAAAAgagaagaaaaatatttttccaatcATGAACGAGGCGAAGAAGTTTTTATGGCAGATGAACCACAAATGGGACCTGACGATGATGATCCGTTAGTAGTTCGCACTCGTAAGGGCAGAGTTAGAGGTATAACTCTTACAGCTGCGACAGGAAAGAAAGTTGACGCTTGGTTTGGAATTCCTTACGCACAAAAACCCCTAGGTGACTTGAGATTTAGACACCCCAGACCTGTTGAAAGCTGGGGCGaagaaattttaaatgcaaCAACACTGCCACATTCATGCGTTCAAATAGTAGATACCGTGTTCGGGGATTTTCCAGGTGCTATGATGTGGAACCCTAACACAGACATGCAGGAGGACTGTCTATACATCAATATAGTCACACCTAGACCCAGGCCAAAAAATGCAGCTGTTATGCTTTGGGTATTTGGGGGAGGATTTTATTCTGGCACTGCCACTTTGGATGTATATGATCCTAAAATCCTCGTGTCCGAGGAAAAAGTTGTCTACGTTTCAATGCAATATCGGGTCGCTTCGCTCGGTTTCCTTTTCTTTGACACGCCCGATGTTCCAGGAAACTCGGGACTTTTTGATCAATTAATGGCTTTGCAATGGGTTAAAGACAATATAGCATATTTCGGTGGAAATCCTCACAATGTAACGTTATTCGGAGAGTCAGCTGGAGCAGTATCTGTTTCTCTTCATTTACTATCACCTCTTTCGAGAAACTTGTTTTCCCAGGCAATTATGCAATCGGGAGCTGCAACAGCACCATGGGCTATAATATCAAGAGAAGAAAGTATTTTACGAGGCATTCGGTTAGCAGAGGCTGTACACTGTCCTCATTCAAGAATAGACATGGGGCCCATGATTGAATGTCTGCGAAAAAAAAGTGCTGATGAATTAGTGAATAATGAATGGGGAACATTAGGTATTTGTGAATTTCCTTTCGTTCCCATTATCGACGGTTCCTTTTTAGATGAAATGCCAATCCGTTCCTTAGCGCACCAAAACTTCAAAAAAACCAATCTTCTCTTAGGGTCAAATACTGAAGAaggatattattttatattgtattatttgacTGAATTATTTCCCAAAGAAGAAAACGTAGGCATTACCAGAGAGCAATATTTACAAGCCGTAAGGGAGTTAAATCCATATGTCACTGATGTAGCTCGTCAAGCAATAGTGTTTGAGTACACTGATTGGTTAAACCCTGATGATCCGATCAAAAATCGTAATGCATTGGATAAAATGGTGGGTGACTACCATTTTACTTGTGGTGTAAATGAGTTAGCACATCGTTACGCGGAGACTGGCAAtaacgtgtatacatattattataaacaccGTAGTAAGAATAACCCATGGCCCTCATGGACGGGTGTCATGCATGCTGATGAAATCAATTATGTATTTGGCGAGCCTCTGAATCCCGGAAAAAATTATTCACCGGAAGAAGTAGAATTCAGCAAACGAATGATGAGATACTGGGCAAACTTTGCGAAAACTGG aAATCCATCCTTAAGTCCGAATGGAGAAATGACTAAAGTGCACTGGCCGGTGCACACCGCGTTCGGCAGGGAATATCTGTCTCTGGCAGTCAACTCCAGCGCTGTGGGCCACGGACTGCGAGTTAAACAATGTgctttttggcaaaaatatctCCCCCAATTAATATCAGCAACAA